From the Theileria parva strain Muguga chromosome 3 map unlocalized ctg_531, whole genome shotgun sequence genome, one window contains:
- the Pnpla8 gene encoding Patatin-like phospholipase family protein → MFMESRLFKCKIQLIVLAVLYLSEVPALGMWKTTNRNGLGSFQHHLWRTSHIRPQQAFVYRHLNGSFSIQTMVSRDSKQIHKNLIPSRKTIKLYSVGSKTNNLGVKDNKSASKNRLFSSNTLFNRLSPKNVFRTYSNTSLETKSDSTLEYELDTLHYQDLKFNTVLKKAEKIIFENLNDKDLKNQLSALNSINMFVSSCNFVDRFIKGGLLSTLLGVLEKPYQKNIWKLVNTYIWPNKPLQTPELLSIQELVLKILISLSKISDKLRNEMAKNESLKKTLLKIYCIYNQLQPQDSGKDSKDVSEKKSESEFKSLIDELFLSLGYKVDEKITLVPPKAKEPDSKDESWTWEKMFSFSSSEDNGSNISIENYLIPVKHTKKVDKRDKKSQLFWIPYYYTSLDSKEPLFRNLRINLGRLDNISGLEDLAKFTLKSSKISSKTPYQLGLLAVNISTADTSTVGGDEVKMDIMCNINMEPHHELSLGTVATRLLDIMKVTTDFRVLNDIFTELWALLAIKSDEVMDTLDGALDLDLLADIVNYSCFEFDSENVLTTPYLPTSLNSKIGTTAKVSTIFDRLTNLKNMVKDHFVNSPKGSIANMLYSFVYPTTPESNKISVDLDDINTRIDRSKSERIERFSKNDPEDAKVLQMTLFGFLVDLIYLDGNRSFTKIRDHQRLIDSVKRVRSSVKSPIKLENISEDEKHKYRPLVDKRLVLKTIATNVANQDNLNVDYSLFNTYKGLTMNGIDFLDIRMSSWKTQKHCLNEDLGRIFNSNKLLNILGYHEQKKFENRGVRILSIDGGGSKGVVALEILDQLNKHLERPLHECFDIICGTSTGGLLASLLALEKMDVSQIQKLYDSMIKSIFVRDYYHITGTRLLMKHAIYDDTVFKDILKTSLEEIELIDYSVDSTCPKFFCVSTQMDVTPLRPIIWRNYNYHKDIYSLGSKDHSIEELNKLIDINGGSCTIRLRDAIKATTSALGYFPLFERNGHLYGDGALYCNNPSVVALIESKLLYPDTPVELLVSIGNGLSQVSPNGASDNGSGQSEETTNLVKMYENCMDHGTTNTINTKKENKNLSLDQLITHLTYAVTTSEMTHSALEFTMPRDVYYRFTPLISNVKIDETNPNILNKIKAQTKQYLKQSHILDKFNSIKQLINNT, encoded by the coding sequence ATGTTTATGGAATCACGCCtttttaaatgtaaaatacaACTTATCGTCCTTGCTGTACTATATTTGTCAGAAGTTCCTGCACTTGGCATGTGGAAGACCACGAATAGGAACGGTTTAGGGAGTTTTCAGCATCATTTATGGAGAACTTCGCATATCAGACCTCAACAAGCATTTGTATATAGACATTTAAATGGAAGTTTCAGTATTCAAACCATGGTTTCCAGGGATTCGAAGCAAATCCATAAAAACCTAATTCCTTCTCgaaaaacaataaaattatattcagTAGGATCaaaaactaataatttaggtGTAAAAGATAATAAATCCGCCTCGAAAAATAGATTATTTTCCAGCAACACATTATTCAATAGACTATCGCCAAAAAATGTGTTCAGAACTTATTCAAATACATCTTTGGAAACCAAGAGTGATTCAACTCTTGAGTACGAACTTGATACTTTACATTATcaagatttaaaatttaacacgGTTTTGAAGAAAGCCGAGAAAATAATCTTTGAAAACTTGAATGACAAGGACTTGAAAAATCAGTTATCTGCCTTAAACTCCATAAATATGTTTGTAAGTTCCTGTAATTTCGTAGACCGTTTCATAAAAGGAGGTCTTTTATCAACTCTTCTAGGTGTGCTTGAGAAACCTTACCAGAAGAATATATGGAAGTTAGTTAATACATACATTTGGCCAAACAAGCCTTTACAAACGCCAGAACTACTTTCAATTCAGGAGCTGGTACTAAAAATTCTTATTTCTTTGTCTAAAATTTCTGACAAACTCAGGAACGAGATGGCTAAGAACGAGTCACTCAAGAAGACCCTCCTGAAAATATACTGCATATACAACCAACTTCAACCTCAGGATTCTGGAAAGGATTCTAAGGACGTTTCAGAAAAAAAGTCTGAATCAGAGTTTAAGAGTTTAATAGACGAGCTTTTCTTGTCCCTAGGCTACAAGGTAGATGAGAAGATTACACTAGTGCCCCCGAAAGCGAAGGAACCTGATTCCAAGGACGAGAGCTGGACTTGGGAAAAAATGTTTTCGTTCTCCTCTAGTGAGGATAACGGCTCAAACATATCAATTGAAAACTACTTAATACCAGTTAAACACACAAAAAAAGTTGATAAACGAGATAAAAAGTCACAACTATTTTGGATTCCCTACTACTATACTTCATTGGACTCAAAAGAGCCTCTTTTTAGAAATTTGAGGATTAATTTAGGTCGTTTAGATAACATTTCAGGTTTGGAGGATTTGGCTAAATTTACCCTCAAATCTTCTAAAATCTCATCCAAAACGCCATATCAGCTGGGACTACTAGCAGTTAACATTTCAACTGCTGATACTTCCACGGTTGGAGGAGATGAGGTCAAAATGgatataatgtgtaatataaaCATGGAGCCACACCACGAATTAAGTTTGGGTACTGTAGCAACTAGGCTTTTGGACATCATGAAGGTCACAACTGACTTCAGGGTTCTGAATGATATATTCACAGAGTTATGGGCCCTATTGGCCATTAAGTCTGACGAGGTAATGGATACTCTTGACGGAGCATTGGATCTTGATTTGCTGGCTGACATTGTAAATTACTCCTGTTTTGAGTTTGATTCTGAAAATGTATTAACCACGCCTTATCTTCCAACTAGTTTAAACAGTAAAATTGGAACGACCGCGAAGGTTTCAACCATTTTCGACAGACTAACAAACTTGAAAAACATGGTCAAGGACCACTTTGTCAACTCTCCAAAGGGATCAATCGCAAACATGCTGTACAGCTTTGTATATCCAACAACCCCTGAATCTAACAAGATAAGTGTGGATTTGGACGACATTAATACTAGAATAGATCGTAGTAAAAGTGAAAGAATAGAAAGatttagtaaaaatgacCCTGAAGACGCCAAGGTACTACAAATGACGCTTTTTGGTTTCTTGGTAGATTTGATCTATTTGGATGGAAATCGGAGTTTTACCAAGATTAGAGATCACCAAAGGCTTATAGATTCGGTAAAACGGGTCAGAAGCAGTGTTAAATCCCCtataaaattggaaaataTAAGTGAAGATGAAAAACATAAATACAGACCTTTGGTAGACAAACGGTTGGTTCTGAAAACTATAGCTACAAACGTAGCAAATCAGGATAATCTAAATGTAGATTATTCTCTGTTTAATACATACAAAGGTTTGACCATGAATGGGATTGACTTTTTGGACATAAGAATGAGTTCCTGGAAGACTCAAAAGCACTGCCTGAATGAAGATTTAGGaagaatttttaattcaaaCAAGTTACTAAATATTCTAGGCTACCATGAGCAGAAAAAATTCGAAAACAGAGGGGTTAGAATCCTTTCAATAGACGGAGGAGGTTCTAAAGGAGTAGTAGCTCTTGAAATTCTGGACCAACTCAACAAACATCTAGAAAGACCACTACACGAATGCTTTGACATAATTTGTGGCACTTCAACTGGAGGTCTTTTGGCATCACTGTTAGCATTAGAGAAAATGGATGTTTCACAAATCCAGAAACTCTACGACTCCATGATCAAAAGCATTTTCGTCCGTGATTATTACCATATCACTGGGACAAGGTTACTAATGAAGCATGCAATTTATGACGATACTGTTTTCAAGGATATTCTAAAAACTTCTTTGGAGGAGATTGAGCTTATAGATTACTCAGTTGACTCTACCTGTCCCAAGTTTTTCTGTGTATCGACCCAGATGGATGTTACACCCTTGAGGCCAATAATATGGCGCAACTACAACTACCACAAGGACATTTACTCCCTGGGTTCTAAGGATCATTCAATTGAAGAGCTCAACAAGTTAATTGACATCAACGGCGGCAGTTGTACAATAAGGTTAAGGGACGCGATAAAGGCTACAACCTCAGCTTTGGGTTATTTCCCCCTATTTGAGCGAAATGGACATCTTTATGGTGACGGAGCTTTGTACTGCAACAATCCCTCTGTAGTTGCACTCATCGAGTCTAAATTACTTTACCCTGACACTCCTGTTGAACTGCTGGTTAGCATTGGTAATGGCTTGTCTCAAGTTAGTCCCAACGGGGCTAGTGATAACGGCAGTGGTCAAAGTGAGGAGACTACCAACTTGGTAAAAATGTACGAAAATTGCATGGATCACGGAACCACTAATACCATCAACACCAAGAAGGAGAATAAAAACCTTAGTCTTGACCAGTTAATTACTCACTTAACTTATGCCGTCACTACTTCTGAGATGACCCATTCAGCTCTAGAATTTACCATGCCAAGAGATGTCTACTATAGGTTCACCCCCCTCATTTCAAATGTCAAAATAGACGAGACTAACCCCAATATTCTAAACAAGATAAAGGCTCAGACCAAGcaatatttaaaacaatCTCACATACTGGATAAGTTCAACTCTATCAAACAACTTATTAATAATACCTAG
- the TIF3D1 gene encoding Eukaryotic translation initiation factor 3 subunit 7 (eIF-3) family protein, protein MSNLNIVANFNSNGWGPDEEDDQTINTCLHTINKFPFDPKLKLDKQIHICDFTFSTYQRNAREGNRLNRVNSTSMDEELQFQTVDSRTIVKIKPTTHYKKKTPIKQTTQAFNQKVMEEEQLQFSKQKQYPDLRRQKYIAKNRSLRLPTRYHPLNEWSIEPTPAWNVVAEIPFNILLKQEMDSSQVTVEDLFWRGKLGIYDRKMDQITPKNEVYLLHLSNSYDYYWTSTHDDDCIADVLLETYKTSPSKPLESEYQNGVEGEDEFDSGDKKQAGNMPLQGDSASYDQAMKVERDLLRYDKIVLAATDQILSVLMTAGRSKHSWHLNVTKIENQIIIDKANGSIIDMLTVNETAPDPPQPDCEIKINRPSSLRYEAVKVNQNLRQQVLLQDEYSETFLDPPFVEESDNPATIAYRYRKFTLPGTPNATNFEKLPILVITRCEVHAKLQGTDTYTYVCALNECPNKNNKSWRSQIETQKGALLANEIRNNTTKLQRFVACANMAGCGVFKLAYVTRRSPNDAENHSIIGIHTHTTQNLALQMGFSLDNAWGSIKAIVHLVMRRPDGQYVLLKDPMKPIIRLYSVSEEEEVNSAQPQESK, encoded by the exons ATgagtaatttaaatattgtaGCTAACTTTAACTCCAATGGTTGGGGTCCAGACGAGGAAGATGACCAGACCATCAACACCTGCTTACATacaattaacaaattcCCATTTGACCCTAAACTTAAATTGGATAAGCAAATACATATTTGTGACTTTACGTTTAGCACATACCAG aGAAATGCCAGGGAAGGAAATAGACTAAACAGGGTTAATTCCACTTCAATGGATGAAGAGTTACAGTTCCAGACAGTAGATAGCAGAACTATTGTGAAAATAAAACCGACTACTCATTATAAGAAGAAGACTCCAATAAAACAGACCACCCAAGCTTTTAACCAGAAGGTTATGGAAGAGGAACAGCTTCAATTTTCAAAACAAAAGCAATA tcCTGATCTTCGTCGTCAGAAGTATATTGCAAAGAATAGATCTTTGAGGTTGCCCACAAGGTATCACCCGTTGAACGAATGGAGTATTGAACCGACACCGGCATGGAATGTAGTGGCTGAGATTCCATTCAATATTCTATTGAAACAGGAAATGGATAGTTCGCAAGTCACAGTTGAAGACCTATTTTGGCGTGGCAAACTTGGAATCTATGATAGGAAAATGGACCAAATAACCCCGAAAAATGAAGTGTACCTGCTACACTTATCAAATTCATACGATTACTACTGGACTTCTACACACGATGACGACTGCATTGCAGATGTTTTGTTAGAAACGTATAAAACATCGCCTTCAAAACCACTTGAATCTGAATATCAAAATGGTGTGGAGGGAGAAGATGAATTTGATTCTGGGGATAAGAAGCAGGCAGGAAACATGCCACTTCAAGGAGATTCAGCAAGTTATGACCAGGCAATGAAGGTTGAAAGAGATCTGTTAAGGTATGACAAGATTGTTTTGGCAGCAACTGACCAAATATTGTCAGTTTTGATGACGGCAGGTAGATCCAAGCATTCCTGGCATTTAAACGTAACTAAAATTGAAAACCAGATCATAATTGATAAGGCAAACGGGTCAATTATTGATATGTTAACAGTGAATGAAACAGCTCCAGATCCACCCCAGCCAGATTGTGAAATTAAGATTAACAGGCCGTCATCGTTAAGGTATGAAGCTGTAAAAGTTAACCAAAACTTGAGACAACAGGTTCTTTTACAGGATGAATATTCTGAAACTTTCTTAGACCCTCCATTTGTAGAGGAATCTGACAACCCAGCGACAATAGCTTACAGGTACAGAAAGTTTACACTGCCGGGAACGCCAAATGCAACTAACTTTGAAAAGCTTCCAATTCTGGTAATAACTCGCTGTGAAGTTCACGCAAAGCTCCAAGGAACGGATACTTACACCTACGTTTGCGCACTCAACGAGTGTCCAAACAAGAATAACAAGTCTTGGAGGTCACAAATTGAAACTCAGAAGGGAGCTCTTCTAGCAAATGAGATAAGAAATAATACCACAAAGCTCCAGAGATTTGTTGCTTGTGCTAACATGGCTGGGTGTGGAGTGTTTAAACTAGCCTACGTAACAAGAAGGAGTCCCAATGATGCTGAAAATCACTCAATCATCGGAATTCATACACATACAACACAAAATTTGGCACTCCAGATGGGATTCAGCCTAGATAACGCTTGGGGGTCAATAAAGGCCATTGTTCACCTCGTTATGAGGAGACCAGATGGACAGTACGTTCTACTAAAGGATCCAATGAAGCCTATTATAAGACTCTATTCAGTGTCGGAGGAAGAAGAAGTGAATTCAGCTCAGCCTCAAGAATCTAAATAA
- a CDS encoding putative integral membrane protein, translated as MTSSSYKDDVDKNRANRYSSLYHDWFMIGVGCFTYFLVGLSLTLVYVLCEMDYFMLSGLFRIQRFFSDDAYYFSKQVTLIYGVIGFILTLLIGPIGKVSCILWSWVLTLTYLVVGTYSYLFRFTQYGKLLIKSMSIISLITHILMCNFIFFLFDPMNKDKIKANESSDSNGKHSSVIGPYGSLVYYRVILFLVGFFLGSPLVSCVLRMSLSATTFSEKDPIMSSVDLCRIMMLMFSITVMASTFLTLTFSNGLSPVTDHIWFPFSMISYRTFKKTMFNFFDLELLLVVWIINPLIMTLIPYTTRIHFEFHKFSLVHRLLFAVMLIAIMILMHRDIIYSCIRTIKLINASIFNILYTDGYTQICDEHLRKEPVSTTPYSNYTVRTNVSTEPMVVPHEISIQSVVSYPYLENGWDDVENEDKKLLWRSYHMLQSLQRLTHLINTGGDMDIRNIFSDPELSLCKPQIDNSDDISENNADDSMKSIVFLLNEYRSELLSMLGNTINRYWFDKFVFSRSECCTTNLLFRIVLTLLIKFKKLDSSISQFPSCTCYSSIISLFYIILLLSVIATSKILFKLTDHMTEEETQNIQSDQSLRSTILLQNISRLTKDLNDLVWILLSNSSLLESRMVLLRLCEYEFKVSAILEVLKPVDNCCCVCCYKCKNNKVEGENNDNNKECNLKEKLTVLNPKGLSSYTDFLSENIVEGNHPCMCIVIKYRLIENVKISRCYLRNKSLNVLSTIGRKFEKHSYSATQLLDVSKFIYFVIDTLLNLTFWMKRRYLCNCDKSKCCSSDGNNNCTCCNGDKVKCCLCPSSKSECKCSCKSGNTCNELCCRGQSHSGNNCVCCRCCCSCFCKKSHDEYYFYFITMIFYISQLFEDVFTFDNEKIRMAIQFISSLVFYYDPFNFSKNSFSSKRTFINYYRLVLNPKSDPITKIESGTILKLINGQIVFFFRFSEITINLNSELFKKVFQIISELIFFIIKGGFISTKVDGNIVGILIRLSNKYILILFNEELKQTQQALNCHTDNNKCNCSRCKIFWSSLYLFSIKYNSIASLLQNLGIIISLNIGLGKVNIYYNEFLIRFTKNSRISESTHGLLYERNGNFDHINPKYFGYDDVYRPSPQFGSGYFKFVITRVFTVIVLVVLFIFIRTRFDRFVNTDIFGRYLIKVDSNIGRLREVLHNRLSHSVRNISRMGSLDDLLGDMTEGDVGHNLVFHHPERYQDVIDNMGMADMGHYDAMSDIDTLSDTFTDASFDGSTKAVQESRRRKVGFYILIIVFSLLSALYLNFVVRDLSVMLQLDHTTWSYFISITVLMGMIISLVVKYCVHLYDFVYVLENYSNKLTKIESFVDDSFGGVTGNLTYTSKFVLLFQLLRSMKTDLVSLFSMNYPYQIPAHSLMKNKVYPYKDMTGGMERMMTCENIECIRKMVLESIGTPESMDLQNVLDFVSYVTVRNTAEFDQYRGYFSGFERYLAWRLGKLLGHNFFLLTYGRYSCMLEMDHRIRKLRIPSTQFLNCQFLWQLFGNYESDLISLKCLGEDSIGIPLTHVQKDVLKNKFADEYLDEFKKYQEFLIRKLHIKASKCYDSPSCYFPYPELINTTLDRDKVSRLTREYFGDSSRRLSLSLPTTNCDVTNKIVNGKGAESPGVSVTQFCDHWLDMRLSCCETEDCEKGVRFAHDLIMSKLNGDCNVFESIRDTVANLKLSILNTEETYETPEDIHVPVKSSEHRSLKDYTDKLTEFRYQTTDNYQDTVLDYLNRYMIETMTNREKIMVPLGIFLTWYGIPVCEQHLRNMGKFQYLI; from the coding sequence ATGACGTCAAGTAGTTATAAGGACGatgttgataaaaatagaGCCAATCGGTACTCTAGTCTGTACCATGATTGGTTTATGATTGGTGTAGGATGTTTTACATACTTTCTCGTTGGTCTATCACTTACTCTGGTTTATGTACTATGTGAGATGGATTATTTCATGTTATCTGGTTTATTTCGTATTCAGAGATTCTTTTCAGACGATGCATATTACTTCAGTAAACAGGTAACATTGATATATGGTGTTATTGGATTCATCTTGACATTGTTGATTGGACCAATTGGTAAGGTGTCATGTATATTGTGGTCTTGGGTCTTAACATTGACATATCTTGTGGTGGGAACATACTCGTACTTGTTTAGATTTACTCAGTATGGCAAGcttttaattaaatcaatGAGCATAATATCACTCATAACACATATCCTGATGTGTAACTTCATATTCTTCCTATTTGATCCTATGAATAAGGACAAAATTAAAGCGAACGAGTCATCAGATAGTAATGGTAAACACTCAAGTGTGATTGGACCATATGGATCACTTGTGTATTATAGGGTCATATTGTTCCTCGTCGGATTTTTCCTTGGATCTCCTCTTGTTTCGTGTGTGTTGAGGATGAGTCTCTCGGCTACTACATTTTCTGAAAAGGATCCCATCATGTCTTCAGTTGACTTGTGTAGAATAATGATGCTGATGTTCTCAATAACCGTCATGGCCAGTACATTCCTAACACTCACGTTCTCAAATGGCCTTAGTCCTGTAACAGATCACATTTGGTTTCCGTTTAGTATGATATCCTATAGAACATTTAAGAAGACCATGTTTAACTTCTTTGATCTTGAGTTGCTACTTGTTGTATGGATCATCAATCCTCTAATCATGACTCTAATTCCGTACACAACTAGGATCCACTTTGAGTTCCATAAATTCTCTTTAGTTCACAGATTGCTTTTTGCAGTCATGCTCATTGCCATAATGATACTTATGCATAGAGACATTATCTATAGCTGTATCAGGACcatcaaattaattaacGCATCAATATTCAACATCTTGTATACTGATGGATACACGCAGATATGTGATGAACACCTTAGGAAGGAACCAGTATCAACAACTCCATATTCTAACTACACTGTGAGAACAAACGTTAGTACAGAACCGATGGTTGTTCCACATGAGATTTCAATTCAATCAGTTGTATCATATCCTTATCTTGAGAATGGCTGGGATgatgttgaaaatgaagataaaaaGCTCTTATGGAGGTCATATCACATGCTTCAATCACTTCAGAGACTAACACATCTCATTAATACTGGAGGTGATATGGATATCCGTAACATCTTCTCTGACCCAGAACTATCACTGTGTAAGCCACAAATAGATAATTCAGATGATATATCAGAGAACAATGCTGATGACTCAATGAAAAGCATAGTCTTTCTACTGAATGAGTACAGAAGTGAGCTGTTATCAATGTTAGGTAATACAATTAATAGATACTGGTTTGACAAATTCGTTTTTTCACGTTCTGAATGTTGTACAACCAACTTGCTTTTTCGCATAGTTCTCACTTTATTGatcaagtttaaaaaactgGATTCGTCAATTTCTCAATTCCCATCATGTACATGCTATTCTTCTATTATTTCccttttttatataattttacttcTCTCCGTAATTGCTACTTCAAAAATTTTGTTCAAGTTAACTGATCACATGACTGAAGAGGAAACACAAAACATTCAGTCTGATCAATCGCTCAGGtctactatactattacagAATATATCTAGGTTGACAAAAGATTTGAATGATCTTGTTTGGATTTTACTGTCTAATAGTTCATTACTTGAATCTAGAATGGTTTTGCTTAGATTATGTGAGtatgaatttaaagtatCCGCTATTCTCGAAGTACTCAAACCAGTTGATAATTGTTGTTGTGTTTGCTGTTATAAATGCAAAAATAACAAGGTTGAGGgtgaaaataatgataataataaagaatGTAATCTAAAAGAAAAGTTGACTGTTTTAAACCCAAAAGGTTTGAGTTCGTATACTGATTTTTTATCTGAAAACATAGTTGAAGGAAATCACCCCTGTATGTGCATAGTTATTAAGTATCGATTAATTGAAAATGTCAAGATATCTCGATGTTATCTCCGCAATAAGTCTCTTAACGTCTTAAGCACTATTGGAagaaaatttgaaaagCATTCTTATTCAGCAACTCAACTTTTGGATGTTTcgaaatttatttattttgttataGACACcttgttaaatttaacattttggATGAAAAGAAGATATCTTTGTAATTGTGACAAAAGTAAGTGCTGTAGCTCTGATGGTAACAATAATTGTACATGTTGTAATGGTGATAAAGTAAAATGCTGCTTGTGTCCGAGTTCGAAATCTGAATGTAAATGTTCTTGTAAATCTGGTAATACTTGCAACGAATTATGTTGTCGAGGGCAATCTCACAGTGGGAATAATTGCGTTTGTTGTAGATGCTGTTGTAGTTGTTTTTGCAAAAAGTCCCATGATGAATATTATTTCTATTTCATAACaatgattttttatatatccCAACTCTTTGAAGACGTGTTCACATTTGACAATGAAAAAATTCGAATGGCCATCCAATTTATATCCAGTTTGGTTTTTTATTATGATCCATTcaatttttctaaaaattcattttcatcaaaacgtacttttataaattattacagACTCGTTTTGAATCCTAAATCAGATCCAATAACCAAAATTGAATCTGgcacaattttaaaactaataaatgGTCAAATAGTTTTTTTTTTCAGATTTTCCGAGATAACcataaatttgaattcaGAATTGTTCAAAAAAGTTTTTCAAATAATCTCTGAActgatattttttataattaaaggTGGTTTTATTTCAACCAAAGTTGATGGAAATATTGTAGGAATACTAATTCGTCtttcaaataaatatattttgaTCCTATTTAATGAAGAATTAAAACAAACACAGCAGGCTTTGAATTGTCATACAGATAACAATAAATGCAACTGTAGCcgttgtaaaatattttggtcgtctttatacttattttccataaaatataattcaATAGCTTCCCTGCTACAAAATCTTGGGATAATAATTTCCTTAAATATAGGTTTGGGCAAAGtgaatatatattataacgAATTCCTGATAAGATTTACCAAGAACTCCAGGATAAGCGAATCTACACATGGCCTGTTATATGAAAGGAATGGTAATTTTGACCACATTAATCCTAAGTACTTTGGTTACGATGATGTTTATAGACCCAGTCCACAGTTTGGATCAGGATACTTCAAATTTGTGATTACCAGAGTGTTCACTGTCATTGTACTGGTGGTTCTGTTCATATTCATAAGGACTAGATTTGACAGATTTGTCAATACTGATATCTTTGGCAGATACTTGATCAAGGTAGACTCTAACATTGGTAGGCTCAGGGAGGTACTTCACAACAGACTAAGTCACAGCGTTAGGAACATTAGCAGGATGGGAAGTCTTGACGATCTCCTAGGTGACATGACAGAAGGTGATGTTGGTCATAACCTAGTCTTTCATCATCCAGAGCGGTATCAAGATGTCATTGATAATATGGGTATGGCTGACATGGGTCACTATGATGCTATGTCTGATATTGACACACTTTCTGACACATTCACAGATGCCAGCTTTGATGGAAGCACTAAGGCTGTCCAGGAGTCCAGGAGAAGAAAGGTTGGATTCTACATCCTCATCATTGTGTTCTCACTTCTGTCTGCACTGTATCTGAACTTTGTAGTTAGAGACCTATCTGTAATGCTACAGCTAGATCATACCACCTGGTCTTACTTCATAAGCATTACGGTGTTGATGGGTATGATCATCAGTCTAGTGGTTAAGTATTGTGTGCACCTATATGACTTCGTGTATGTGCTGGAGAACTACAGTAATAAGCTGACTAAGATTGAGAGCTTTGTCGATGACAGTTTTGGTGGAGTCACTGGTAACCTAACTTACACATCTAAGTTTGTACTGCTGTTCCAATTGCTGAGGAGTATGAAGACTGACCTAGTATCTCTGTTTAGTATGAATTATCCATATCAAATACCTGCACACAGTCTGATGAAGAATAAGGTATATCCCTACAAGGACATGACTGGTGGCATGGAGAGAATGATGACATGTGAGAACATCGAGTGTATCAGGAAGATGGTTTTAGAGTCCATTGGCACTCCAGAATCCATGGATCTGCAAAATGTACTTGACTTCGTATCTTATGTTACTGTCAGAAACACAGCTGAGTTTGATCAGTACCGTGGTTACTTTAGTGGCTTTGAACGGTACCTGGCTTGGAGACTTGGGAAACTGCTTGGTCATAACTTCTTCCTACTGACCTATGGCAGATACTCATGTATGCTTGAGATGGATCATAGGATTAGGAAACTCAGAATACCAAGCACACAGTTTCTTAACTGTCAGTTCCTGTGGCAACTATTTGGCAATTATGAATCTGACCTCATATCACTCAAGTGCTTGGGTGAAGATTCAATAGGTATTCCACTAACGCATGTTCAGAAGGATGTCCTCAAGAATAAGTTCGCTGATGAATACCTTGATGAGTTCAAAAAGTACCAAGAGTTCTTGATCAGGAAACTTCATATTAAAGCCTCTAAGTGTTATGACTCTCCCAGCTGTTACTTTCCATATCCAGAACTCATCAACACTACACTTGATAGGGACAAAGTCTCTAGACTGACAAGAGAGTACTTTGGTGACAGCAGCAGAAGACTAAGTCTATCACTGCCAACAACCAACTGTGATGTTACAAACAAGATTGTCAACGGAAAAGGTGCTGAGTCACCTGGTGTTTCAGTTACTCAGTTCTGTGATCACTGGTTAGATATGAGACTTAGTTGTTGTGAGACTGAGGATTGTGAGAAGGGAGTCAGATTTGCACACGACCTGATAATGTCAAAACTAAACGGTGACTGTAATGTATTTGAGTCAATAAGGGATACCGTTGCTAATCTTAAGCTTAGTATCCTTAATACAGAAGAGACTTATGAGACACCAGAGGATATCCACGTACCCGTAAAGTCCTCAGAGCATAGATCACTGAAGGACTATACTGATAAGCTTACAGAGTTTAGATATCAGACAACAGATAACTACCAGGATACAGTGCTGGATTACCTGAACAGATACATGATTGAGACTATGACTAATAGGGAGAAAATCATGGTGCCACTAGGAATATTCCTTACCTGGTACGGAATACCAGTATGTGAACAGCATTTAAGGAATATGGGTAAATTTCAGTATCTGATATAA